A portion of the Malania oleifera isolate guangnan ecotype guangnan chromosome 3, ASM2987363v1, whole genome shotgun sequence genome contains these proteins:
- the LOC131151170 gene encoding uncharacterized protein LOC131151170 gives MGCSIDQFTRLKPSAFVGSVDPVRAKNWIQKIKKVLDVLNCTENQKVTFSTFKLAREAKKWWVSVKKMEELRLILVALTWARFKELFFEQYFPATVRNANMEEFMNLTQESLTVQQYAAKFQELSGFAPFVLSDEVKKAWKFQRGLRKEIRRQMTILQLQDFAMLVDKATVAEECLLEDAKVQVSKKRPAPPSSSPRAK, from the coding sequence atgggttgctccattgatcagttcacTAGATTGAAGCCTTCGGCTTTCGTAGGAAGTGTAGATCCAGTTCGTGCTAAGAATTGGATCCAGAAGATCAAGAAGGTCCTGGATGTCTTGAACTGCACAGAGAATCAGAAGGTCACCTTCTCCACGTTCAAGTTGGCAAGGGAGGCTAAGAAATGGTGGGTGTCTGTGAAGAAGATGGAGGAACTCCGACTGATACTGGTAGCATTAAcgtgggcccgattcaaagagttattctttgaacAGTATTTTCCGGCCACGGTCAGAAACGCAAacatggaggaattcatgaatttGACTCAGGAATCgttgacagtgcagcagtacgctgccaaattccagGAGCTGTCTGGATTCGCTCCATTCGTGTTATcggatgaagtgaagaaggcctggaagtttcagaggggtctaaGGAAGGAGATTCGTAGGCAGATGACGATTCTACAGTTGCAGGACTTCGCtatgttggttgataaagccacggtggCAGAGGAGTGTTTGCTTGAGGACGCTAAAGTCCAGGtttcgaagaagaggccagcgcctcctagtTCTTCACCTAGGGCAAAGTAG